A region from the Anoplolepis gracilipes chromosome 2, ASM4749672v1, whole genome shotgun sequence genome encodes:
- the LOC140676146 gene encoding acetyl-coenzyme A transporter 1, translating into MKRKSDKVNCVAEDGIVDGNNVQEPSDLRGDEKSIAILFFLYLLQGIPLGLCGSIPMLLQNRGVSYRQQAEFSFVQWPFSLKLFWAPIVDSIFSQKFGRRKTWLIPTQYLMGIFMLLLSNYVDHWLGKEHEKPNIEMLTALFFLLNVLAATQDIVVDGWALTMLKRCNVGYASTCNSVGQTAGYFIGYVLFISLESAEFCNSYLRSVPSDVGMLTLPGFLYFWGWTFIVTTTFIALFKHENKGRMLKGEELNMDIKHAYKLLWDIVKLPAIKTTIIFLLTAKIGFSACDAVTSLKLIEAGIPKEKFAFMAVPMIPLQIILPLVISKYTAGPRPMDVYMKAMPYRLAFGLIAAFLVWITPFVIINGYVPAYYFVVLIGLYFIHQISASSMFVASMAFFAKVSDPAVGGTYMTLLNTLCNLGGNWPATAALWFVDPLTFRQCSTDYTNDCSTITERELCANTNNGVCVMQLDGYYIESILCLIIGFSWLRWGRRKINILQAKPMSAWKIVFTRNNR; encoded by the exons ATGAAGAGGAAATCGGACAAGGTGAATTGCGTCGCGGAGGACGGTATCGTCGACGGGAATAATGTTCAGGAACCCTCCGATCTGCGAGGTGACGAGAAGAGTATCGCGATACTGTTCTTCTTATACTTGCTGCAGGGGATCCCGTTGGGATTATGCGGCTCGATTCCTATGCTGTTACAGAACAGAGGGGTTTCTTACAGGCAACAG GCAGAATTTAGTTTCGTACAATGGCCGTTCTCGTTGAAGCTTTTTTGGGCGCCTATAGTAGATTCCATTTTTTCCCAAAAGTTTGGACGAAGAAAAACGTGGTTGATTCCTACCCAATATCTAATGGGTATATTTATGCTCCTTCTGTCAAATTACGTCGATCACTGGCTGGGCAAGGAACACGAAAAGCCCAATATCGAAATGCTGACTGCGTTATTCTTCTTGTTGAACGTACTCGCTGCGACACAGGACATTGTAGTTGATGGATGGGCGCTTACGATGCTTAAAAG GTGCAACGTCGGGTACGCGTCCACTTGTAACAGTGTCGGCCAAACGGCCGGCTATTTTATTGGTTACGTGTTGTTTATTTCACTGGAATCTGCTGAATTTTGCAATAGCTACCTAAGATCAGTCCCTTCCGACGTGGGCATGCTAACTCTACCTG gatttttatacttttgggGCTGGACATTTATCGTTACAACGACGTTTATCGCATTATTCAAACATGAAAATAAGGGCAGGATGTTGAAAGGCGAAGAGCTAAATATGGATATTAAACACGCGTATAAGCTATTGTGGGATATAGTTAAATTACCAGCTATAAAGACTACGATTATATTCCTCTTGACTGCAAAG ATTGGATTTTCAGCATGCGATGCCGTGACTAGTTTGAAGCTTATAGAAGCGGGTATTCCCAAGGAAAAGTTCGCTTTTATGGCTGTACCGATGATACCActgcaaataattttaccaTTAGTAATTTCGAAATATACTGCTGGACCCAGGCCTATGGACGTTTATATGAAAGCTATGCCTTACAG GCTGGCTTTTGGCTTAATAGCGGCATTTTTAGTATGGATTACACCGTTCGTTATAATCAACGGATACGTTCCAGCTTATTATTTCGTCGTATTGATAGGTCTCTACTTTATACATCag atttctgCAAGTAGTATGTTTGTAGCGTCGATGGCCTTCTTTGCAAAGGTCAGCGATCCGGCTGTTGGTGGTACTTACATGACATTGCTCAATACTTTATGCAATCTTGGTGGAAATTGGCCCGCCACAGCCGCGCTTTGGTTCGTTGATCCTTTGACGTTTAGGCAATGCAGTACCGATTATACAAACGATTGTAGCACAATTACAGAAAGAGAG CTCTGTGCGAATACCAATAACGGTGTTTGCGTCATGCAGCTCGATGGTTATTACATAGAAAGCATTCTCTGCTTAATCATAGGTTTTTCTTGGCTTAGGTGGGGtcgtagaaaaattaatatattacaggCGAAACCGATGTCCGCTTGGAAAATCGTATTTACTCGTAATAACAGATAA
- the LOC140676147 gene encoding uncharacterized protein isoform X1, with amino-acid sequence MKSAVDRYVGFFSREMKREHLTLSSCCDRRYSASESARPDYNYNKVSLETGRYPSQYNERNPIDRYGWQTQSRPPGSIGNGGRPGGGEGGGESGIYAGSQSGDRHPSRPVYGSESANRPSALGYGSGNTGGYGYGVSSHGGYGRPSGYGGSNGGYGISGTLADGDEFGPGDSAYPDASMPPHPGNFQAQKAVALKALAGVALIGAAAALASNPVLLPIGIVGGRKKRSETFLDDAQTDYQMDYILNMLKQNLYKIQKGSSTNRLIVSPRCVARLTCEIQKAYLSDFDKDVEILNTNRKYHLTNLIRNNVLNTASLNSNVKNLIKLAMNVATENRSCNVFACNYLRKT; translated from the exons TTCCAGCTGCTGCGATCGCAGATACAGTGCCAGCGAATCTGCACGACCGGATTACAATTACAACAAGGTCTCTTTGGAGACTGGACGTTATCCCTCTCAATACAACGAACGAAATCCTATTGACAG ATACGGATGGCAGACACAAAGTCGGCCCCCAGGTTCCATCGGAAACGGCGGTAGACccggaggaggagaaggaggaggtgAGAGCGGAATCTACGCAGGAAGTCAGTCGGGGGACAG GCATCCATCGCGGCCAGTGTACGGAAGTGAAAGTGCTAACAGACCCAGCGCTTTGGGATACGGCTCGGGAAACACTGGAGGATATGGTTATGGCGTTAGTAGCCATGGGGGATACGGCAGGCCATCTGGATATGGCGGTTCGAACGGCGGCTACGGGATTTCGGGAACATTGGCCGACGGTGATGAATTCGGTCCTGGCGACTCGGCTTATCCGGATGCAAGTATGCCGCCGCATCCCGGAAACTTTCAAGCACAAAAG gcCGTAGCGTTAAAGGCTTTAGCTGGTGTTGCATTGATCGGAGCAGCAGCAGCGTTAGCTTCAAATCCGGTTCTCTTACCAATTGGCATTGTAGGCGGAAGGAAGAAAAGATCAGAAACTTTTTTGGATGATGCACAAACCGACTATCAAATggattacattttaaatatgttaaagcaaaatttataCAAG ATACAGAAAGGCAGCTCGACTAACAGATTAATCGTTTCCCCGAGATGCGTCGCCAGGTTGACTTGCGAAATCCAAAAGGCTTATCTGTCCGATTTCGATAAAGACGTGGAAATCTTGAACACTAATCGGAAATATCATCTTACCAATCT AATACGAAACAACGTACTTAATACAGCTTCCTTGAACTCAAACGTGAAGAATTTAATCAAACTGGCAATGAACGTCGCGACGGAAAACAGAAGTTGCAATGTGTTTGCCTGTAATTACTTAAGGAaaacttga
- the LOC140676147 gene encoding uncharacterized protein isoform X2 — translation MDRRMRGRQFPWKPGSSCCDRRYSASESARPDYNYNKVSLETGRYPSQYNERNPIDRYGWQTQSRPPGSIGNGGRPGGGEGGGESGIYAGSQSGDRHPSRPVYGSESANRPSALGYGSGNTGGYGYGVSSHGGYGRPSGYGGSNGGYGISGTLADGDEFGPGDSAYPDASMPPHPGNFQAQKAVALKALAGVALIGAAAALASNPVLLPIGIVGGRKKRSETFLDDAQTDYQMDYILNMLKQNLYKIQKGSSTNRLIVSPRCVARLTCEIQKAYLSDFDKDVEILNTNRKYHLTNLIRNNVLNTASLNSNVKNLIKLAMNVATENRSCNVFACNYLRKT, via the exons ATGGACCGACGCATGCGTGGGCGTCAGTTTCCATGGAAACCCGG TTCCAGCTGCTGCGATCGCAGATACAGTGCCAGCGAATCTGCACGACCGGATTACAATTACAACAAGGTCTCTTTGGAGACTGGACGTTATCCCTCTCAATACAACGAACGAAATCCTATTGACAG ATACGGATGGCAGACACAAAGTCGGCCCCCAGGTTCCATCGGAAACGGCGGTAGACccggaggaggagaaggaggaggtgAGAGCGGAATCTACGCAGGAAGTCAGTCGGGGGACAG GCATCCATCGCGGCCAGTGTACGGAAGTGAAAGTGCTAACAGACCCAGCGCTTTGGGATACGGCTCGGGAAACACTGGAGGATATGGTTATGGCGTTAGTAGCCATGGGGGATACGGCAGGCCATCTGGATATGGCGGTTCGAACGGCGGCTACGGGATTTCGGGAACATTGGCCGACGGTGATGAATTCGGTCCTGGCGACTCGGCTTATCCGGATGCAAGTATGCCGCCGCATCCCGGAAACTTTCAAGCACAAAAG gcCGTAGCGTTAAAGGCTTTAGCTGGTGTTGCATTGATCGGAGCAGCAGCAGCGTTAGCTTCAAATCCGGTTCTCTTACCAATTGGCATTGTAGGCGGAAGGAAGAAAAGATCAGAAACTTTTTTGGATGATGCACAAACCGACTATCAAATggattacattttaaatatgttaaagcaaaatttataCAAG ATACAGAAAGGCAGCTCGACTAACAGATTAATCGTTTCCCCGAGATGCGTCGCCAGGTTGACTTGCGAAATCCAAAAGGCTTATCTGTCCGATTTCGATAAAGACGTGGAAATCTTGAACACTAATCGGAAATATCATCTTACCAATCT AATACGAAACAACGTACTTAATACAGCTTCCTTGAACTCAAACGTGAAGAATTTAATCAAACTGGCAATGAACGTCGCGACGGAAAACAGAAGTTGCAATGTGTTTGCCTGTAATTACTTAAGGAaaacttga
- the LOC140676147 gene encoding uncharacterized protein isoform X3, whose translation MTHVLILFITLGVHCALAEKSEFLLTTELSKKYSTDDKLLENIIRAKNSSQLILNNNSEEEKIDKKPRTVIHRDSSFDRDNSSCCDRRYSASESARPDYNYNKVSLETGRYPSQYNERNPIDRYGWQTQSRPPGSIGNGGRPGGGEGGGESGIYAGSQSGDRHPSRPVYGSESANRPSALGYGSGNTGGYGYGVSSHGGYGRPSGYGGSNGGYGISGTLADGDEFGPGDSAYPDASMPPHPGNFQAQKAVALKALAGVALIGAAAALASNPVLLPIGIVGGRKKRSETFLDDAQTDYQMDYILNMLKQNLYKIQKGSSTNRLIVSPRCVARLTCEIQKAYLSDFDKDVEILNTNRKYHLTNLIRNNVLNTASLNSNVKNLIKLAMNVATENRSCNVFACNYLRKT comes from the exons ATGACGCACGTcctaattctttttatcaccCTCGGTGTTCATTGTGCACTGGCAGAGAAAAGTGAATTTCTGCTGACAACCGAACTTTCGAAGAAATACTCTACGGATGACAAACTTCTGGAAAATATCATTCGCGCGAAAAACTCATCGCAgcttatcttaaataataacagcGAGGAAGAGAAAATAGACAAGAAACCGAGAACTGTCATACATCGCGACTCAAGTTTTGACAGAGATAA TTCCAGCTGCTGCGATCGCAGATACAGTGCCAGCGAATCTGCACGACCGGATTACAATTACAACAAGGTCTCTTTGGAGACTGGACGTTATCCCTCTCAATACAACGAACGAAATCCTATTGACAG ATACGGATGGCAGACACAAAGTCGGCCCCCAGGTTCCATCGGAAACGGCGGTAGACccggaggaggagaaggaggaggtgAGAGCGGAATCTACGCAGGAAGTCAGTCGGGGGACAG GCATCCATCGCGGCCAGTGTACGGAAGTGAAAGTGCTAACAGACCCAGCGCTTTGGGATACGGCTCGGGAAACACTGGAGGATATGGTTATGGCGTTAGTAGCCATGGGGGATACGGCAGGCCATCTGGATATGGCGGTTCGAACGGCGGCTACGGGATTTCGGGAACATTGGCCGACGGTGATGAATTCGGTCCTGGCGACTCGGCTTATCCGGATGCAAGTATGCCGCCGCATCCCGGAAACTTTCAAGCACAAAAG gcCGTAGCGTTAAAGGCTTTAGCTGGTGTTGCATTGATCGGAGCAGCAGCAGCGTTAGCTTCAAATCCGGTTCTCTTACCAATTGGCATTGTAGGCGGAAGGAAGAAAAGATCAGAAACTTTTTTGGATGATGCACAAACCGACTATCAAATggattacattttaaatatgttaaagcaaaatttataCAAG ATACAGAAAGGCAGCTCGACTAACAGATTAATCGTTTCCCCGAGATGCGTCGCCAGGTTGACTTGCGAAATCCAAAAGGCTTATCTGTCCGATTTCGATAAAGACGTGGAAATCTTGAACACTAATCGGAAATATCATCTTACCAATCT AATACGAAACAACGTACTTAATACAGCTTCCTTGAACTCAAACGTGAAGAATTTAATCAAACTGGCAATGAACGTCGCGACGGAAAACAGAAGTTGCAATGTGTTTGCCTGTAATTACTTAAGGAaaacttga